The Hymenobacter swuensis DY53 genome includes the window ACGCCGTTCACGCCTACCACCATAATCACGAAGGGCGAGCCGGGACTATCGGGCCGGTCGAGGATGGCGCGGGAGCCGGTGGCGCCGCTGTTGCGGTCCAACAACTCCACAATTTCCTCGCGCAGGATGCGGTCCAACTCCGAGGTGCTCACGTACTTGTCGCGGGCCACACGCTTCTCGATGCGGTCAATAACCTTCACCGTGGTGTCGATGCCCACATCGGCGTGCACGAGCATGGTTTCTAACTCGTCGAGCACGGCCTCGTCCACGGTGGCTTTACCCACCACGGCTTTGCTGAGCTGGTCAAAAAAGCTGGTCTTGGTTTTCTGCAGACCTTCATCGAGGGCCTGCTGCTGCTCCTTGCTTTCCTTATCCTTCTTGAAAAAATCGAAAAGTCCCATGCGGTCAGGATGTAGCGCGAAGCTCCAGCTTCGCGCATCGTTGCTGAAGTTGAGAAGCCAGCGGGCAGGCCTTCCAACAGGGCGCAAAGCTGGAGCTTCGCGCTACAACGCAAAAAAGTCCCACGATGGCGGGACTTCTTCACTTCGAATCAAGCGGCCACGAGGGCACCCGACTACTTAACGCCGGTGGAAATATATTCCTGCACTTTGTCAACGGGCACCATCTCTTCGCGGAAGGTGTAAGCGCCAGTTTTTTCCGATTTCACAGCACGGATGACTTTTGCCCAGTCCTTGCCGGTAGCGGTTTTCAGGGTTGCTACTACTTTCTTAGCCATTGTTCAGATTACTTGATTTCCTTGTGAACAGTCATCTTCTTGAGCACATTGTTGAATTTCTTCAACTCAATACGCTCAGGCGTGTTCTTACGGTTCTTGGTGGTGATGTAGCGCGAGGTGCCCGGCTGCCCCGAGTTCTTATGCTCAGTGCATTCAAGGATTACCTGCACCCGGTTGCCTTTCTTAGCCATCTCGACGGGGGTTTTGGGATTAAGGACTGCAAAGGTACAAGGACTTTCGGAAAAGTCAAACAGAATAAAGCTATTAGCTCTAAGGTGTTAGGCAAAGCTGTCACTATTTTTCAGCTGATTGCAGCTTGCCAGGAAGCTGAATAAAGCCGATACCTTGCTTCATTCAGCCTTTTAGGCCTGGTTAGAAGCTGACAGCCAGCGGCTCGCAATTTTTATCTTTTCCTAGGTTCAACGCAATTCCGGCAGCTTAAAATCATCAAGGGCACTGGGCTTGGCCATCATAGCCTCCACTTCGGCCACGGTGCGCGGGGCTTCGCGCGACAGGTTTTCGTATCCTTTTTCGGTAATCAGCACATCGTCTTCGATGCGCACACCGATGTTCCACCACTTTTTGTCGCAGGGGCTGCCTTCGGGGATGTAGATACCGGGCTCCACGGTAATGACATGACCGGCCTGCAGCGGGCCATTGCTGCCCCGGTCATGCACATCAAGGCCGAGGTGGTGGCTGGTGCCATGCGGGAAGTAGGTCCGGGCTTCTTCCGGCTTCTTGATGAGGCCCAGCTTCAGCAAGCCGTCAGTTACTACCTGCCGGGCGGCTTTGTCGGGGGCCTGGAAGTCGGCACCGGGCTTACAGGCCGCAAACCCCGCTTCCTGAGCGGCCAGTACCAGCTCGTAAATCTGCCGCTGGGCGGGGCTGAACTTCCCGCTGGGTGGAATAGTGCGGGTAACATCGGCGGTATAGCCGTGGTACTCCGCGCCGCAGTCCATTAGCAACAACTCGTTCTGAACTTTGGGCTTATCGTTGGCAATGTAGTGCAGCACGCAGCCATTGGCCCCGGCCCCCACAATACTGGGGTACCCCTCGAACTCGGCCCCGTATTTTTTGTACACATACTCGTGCAGGCCCTGTAATTCCATTTCGCCCATGTCAGGCCGGGTGGCTTTCATCACTTCCTGCTGGCCCACGGCACTGATGCGCACCGCCCGGCGGAGCAGAGCCAGCTCGGGTGCGGTCTTCACGCCCCGCAACCGGTCCAGCGCCTCATCAAGCGTACTCATATCAAAACGAGTTACAGGGCGGGCTGCTACGGCTTTCTGGCGCTCAGCATCGGTCGTGGCTCTGAGGTAGTTCTGAATATACTTATCCTGAGCCAGGGCTGGAATCTGCTTACTCAGGTTTTCGAGATAGGGCTTCAGGCTGGCAGCGTTGGCCACCCCGTAGCGCTCTATGCTGGCATACAGCTCCGCTTGGCGCGGGTTGAAATCGGCCGGTACAGCGGCCTGCTGCCGGAATGTGGCTACCAGGTTGAACAGGTCGGCCGGGTCGCGGGAATTGTCGCGCACGTCCGTGGGGAGTTCCAGGAAATGCACCGTAATGAAGTCGGCCCATTTGATGCCGGCCGTGGCAAACTCCTTGTTGTCGGCCACAAACTGCATCTGCAACTCCCGCTTCGTGCCTTCGGTGCCCAGACGGCGCCCGGTCCACTGTTCGGCTTTCGGGTCGCGGGGCTGCACAAACAGGGCCTCCGTCACGCCCGCCTGGCCCTGAATGGTCTGCGGCTCCTTGAACAGCACCAGTACGGCCTCGGGCTCCTCGTAACCGGTGAGGTAGTAGAAGTCCGGGCTCTGGTGGTAAACGAAATCAACATCGTTGGCGCGGTTGCGCACGGGGGCGGCAAACAACACCGCCACTGAGCGGGCCGGCAGGGCTTGGCGCAACAACTCCCGTCGCTGCTTATGGAAGCTGGGGTCAAGGAAATCGGCGGGCCGGTTGGGGCCAGCGGCCCGTTGGGCCTGAACAGCAGGCGCGGCAGCGGCCAGCAGACCGGTCAGTAGTAGCAGCCGGAGGCGAGAGGTAAGCAGGGAGTAGCGCATAGCAGAGCAAAGACCAGCCCGCGCCGCACACGTTGCGCGCTCAGTATCGGTCTTTGCCCCGAAAGTAATGCAAGGCTACCCCACCTACAACAACGCGAAGCTTCCGCCACCTGCGTGCTCCAGAAAGAACACACGGGCCGCGGAAGCTTCGCGCAAAAAAACCGACTGGTTTCTCCGGAAAGAGAAGACTAGTAAACGATGAAGCCCTGCTCCTTCGCCTTCTTCAGGACCGACATGATGCCGTTCTTGTTGATGGTGCGGATGGTGCTGGTAGCTACTTTCAGCGTAACCCAGGCATCTTGCTCGGGGATGTAAAACCGCTTCTTCTGCAGGTTCGGGTAGAACTTGCGCTTGGTTTTGTTGTTGGCGTGCGAAACGTTGTTGCCTACGCGGGTACGCTTGCCGGTCAGATCACAAACTCGGGCCATGATATTAGGAGCTTAGAGGTTTCAATGCTAGAAAAAGGGACGCAAATATCCGAAGTATTTCGATAGAAGCAAACCCAAGGGCTGGA containing:
- a CDS encoding DUF4295 domain-containing protein; translation: MAKKVVATLKTATGKDWAKVIRAVKSEKTGAYTFREEMVPVDKVQEYISTGVK
- the rpmB gene encoding 50S ribosomal protein L28; amino-acid sequence: MARVCDLTGKRTRVGNNVSHANNKTKRKFYPNLQKKRFYIPEQDAWVTLKVATSTIRTINKNGIMSVLKKAKEQGFIVY
- a CDS encoding aminopeptidase P family protein, giving the protein MRYSLLTSRLRLLLLTGLLAAAAPAVQAQRAAGPNRPADFLDPSFHKQRRELLRQALPARSVAVLFAAPVRNRANDVDFVYHQSPDFYYLTGYEEPEAVLVLFKEPQTIQGQAGVTEALFVQPRDPKAEQWTGRRLGTEGTKRELQMQFVADNKEFATAGIKWADFITVHFLELPTDVRDNSRDPADLFNLVATFRQQAAVPADFNPRQAELYASIERYGVANAASLKPYLENLSKQIPALAQDKYIQNYLRATTDAERQKAVAARPVTRFDMSTLDEALDRLRGVKTAPELALLRRAVRISAVGQQEVMKATRPDMGEMELQGLHEYVYKKYGAEFEGYPSIVGAGANGCVLHYIANDKPKVQNELLLMDCGAEYHGYTADVTRTIPPSGKFSPAQRQIYELVLAAQEAGFAACKPGADFQAPDKAARQVVTDGLLKLGLIKKPEEARTYFPHGTSHHLGLDVHDRGSNGPLQAGHVITVEPGIYIPEGSPCDKKWWNIGVRIEDDVLITEKGYENLSREAPRTVAEVEAMMAKPSALDDFKLPELR
- the rpmG gene encoding 50S ribosomal protein L33 translates to MAKKGNRVQVILECTEHKNSGQPGTSRYITTKNRKNTPERIELKKFNNVLKKMTVHKEIK